A stretch of the Thiomicrospira pelophila DSM 1534 genome encodes the following:
- a CDS encoding metal ABC transporter solute-binding protein, Zn/Mn family has translation MKYLIQLTALTLSLSFTSALMAKPNVVTTTNIVLDLVQQIGGDQIETTSLMGVGIDPHYYKATFGDMRKLAHADLVFYNGLGLEGRMQSVLENLVSLKPVIPVSSFLNKEDLILEEGIVDPHIWLNVTLWIQAAKGVQATLTEQLPEQANYFSARTDAYIKELNDLHAWIGEKIMTIPQNQRILITAHDAFNYYGVSYGLDVMGLQGINTTVEFGLNDLRLLKEVIKRRQVKAVFMEPSVPKRSIESLIAGVKAEGGQLKLGGELLSDTLGDRKQGTDTYIGMLRHNTNTIVKALK, from the coding sequence ATGAAATATTTAATACAACTCACCGCCTTAACGCTCTCACTCAGCTTCACCTCTGCATTAATGGCGAAGCCTAACGTAGTGACTACCACCAATATTGTGCTGGATTTAGTCCAGCAAATTGGCGGTGACCAAATTGAAACCACCAGTTTAATGGGCGTAGGCATTGATCCGCATTATTACAAAGCCACCTTTGGCGACATGCGCAAACTCGCCCACGCCGACCTGGTGTTTTATAATGGTTTAGGTCTAGAAGGTCGCATGCAATCGGTTTTAGAGAATCTCGTCTCGCTAAAACCTGTGATTCCAGTGTCGAGTTTTCTAAATAAAGAAGACTTAATCCTTGAGGAAGGCATCGTCGATCCACACATTTGGTTAAATGTAACTCTCTGGATACAAGCTGCTAAAGGTGTGCAAGCCACCTTGACGGAACAATTACCTGAACAAGCCAATTATTTTTCGGCACGTACTGACGCCTATATCAAAGAATTAAATGACCTGCACGCCTGGATTGGCGAGAAAATCATGACCATTCCACAAAACCAACGTATCTTAATTACCGCACACGATGCATTTAACTACTATGGTGTGAGCTACGGCTTAGACGTAATGGGCCTACAAGGAATCAATACCACCGTAGAGTTTGGTTTGAATGATTTGCGTCTTCTCAAAGAGGTCATCAAACGACGTCAAGTTAAAGCTGTATTCATGGAACCAAGCGTGCCGAAACGCTCAATTGAGTCCTTAATTGCTGGCGTTAAAGCCGAAGGCGGTCAACTTAAGTTGGGTGGTGAACTGCTATCCGATACACTAGGGGATCGTAAACAGGGTACCGACACCTACATTGGTATGCTGCGCCACAATACGAATACGATTGTAAAGGCTTTGAAATGA
- a CDS encoding metal ABC transporter ATP-binding protein: MNALTTRNLSAGYQTNKVLKNISLDLPRSQATAIIGPNGAGKSTLLKGLMNLLPHVSGEVDFFGEPLKKQYHNIAYVPQREEVDWDFPICVLDVVLMGRHGQLKFWQRPNKQDQILAQQSLEKVGMQAFAQRQISQLSGGQQQRVFIARALTQQAKLYLMDEPFAGVDMATEKAIVALFRQLKANKQTIICVHHDLNTLQDYFDWVIMINAGLVAYGPIKEVLTLDNLNRTYDGRLPILQNLGLATPKGSN; the protein is encoded by the coding sequence ATGAACGCATTGACGACGCGAAACCTAAGCGCGGGTTATCAAACCAATAAGGTATTGAAAAATATCAGCTTAGACTTGCCCCGGTCTCAGGCCACCGCGATCATCGGTCCGAATGGGGCAGGAAAATCGACCTTATTAAAAGGCTTAATGAACCTGCTACCACACGTGTCAGGAGAAGTTGATTTTTTCGGCGAGCCACTCAAAAAACAATACCATAATATCGCTTACGTTCCACAGCGCGAAGAAGTTGACTGGGACTTTCCTATTTGCGTACTGGACGTGGTTTTAATGGGTCGGCATGGCCAGCTTAAGTTTTGGCAACGCCCAAACAAACAAGATCAAATTTTGGCGCAACAGAGTCTTGAGAAAGTCGGAATGCAAGCATTTGCCCAACGTCAAATCAGTCAATTATCCGGTGGCCAACAACAACGCGTATTTATTGCCCGCGCCCTCACCCAACAAGCCAAACTCTATTTAATGGATGAACCTTTTGCTGGTGTGGATATGGCCACTGAAAAAGCAATTGTCGCTCTATTTAGACAATTGAAAGCTAACAAACAAACCATAATATGCGTACATCACGACCTGAACACCCTGCAAGATTATTTTGATTGGGTAATTATGATAAACGCTGGCTTAGTGGCATACGGCCCAATAAAAGAAGTATTGACGCTCGACAATCTCAATAGAACTTACGACGGTCGTTTGCCGATCTTACAAAACCTAGGCCTCGCTACACCCAAAGGTTCAAACTAA
- a CDS encoding metal ABC transporter permease, protein MLAFWQDANLAWVLTGTLLLGVSAAVVGGFAVLRQRALIGDVLAHAALPGIMMGFILFESKAPGLVLISALLSSLIAYYLISWITRTSKIKGDAAMAIVLSLFFSIGMMTLSYIQTLDIPNKAGLDRLLFGQAAAITQHDVVWLSWVAIISLCFIAVTFHKLRIMSFDPQFAQTLGLNLKAYELSFALVLVLTVVIGLQIVGVVLMAAALLIPITIARFWSQSLKMLLIIAAIMSVISAGISTQISLMVPHMPTGPWIVLILGLLFGLSWLITPWIRGQRHV, encoded by the coding sequence ATGCTGGCTTTTTGGCAAGATGCTAACCTCGCTTGGGTATTAACTGGCACGCTATTGCTCGGCGTAAGTGCCGCGGTGGTCGGCGGTTTTGCGGTTTTGCGACAACGCGCCTTAATTGGTGATGTTTTGGCGCATGCCGCTCTGCCGGGAATTATGATGGGGTTTATTTTATTTGAAAGCAAGGCACCAGGCCTGGTGCTGATCTCCGCTTTACTCAGTAGCCTGATCGCTTATTACTTAATTAGCTGGATCACACGCACGAGCAAAATTAAAGGGGATGCGGCCATGGCAATTGTTTTATCGCTGTTTTTCTCGATCGGCATGATGACTTTATCTTACATTCAAACACTCGACATTCCGAACAAAGCTGGATTAGACCGCTTACTTTTTGGTCAAGCCGCGGCGATCACACAGCATGACGTAGTTTGGTTAAGCTGGGTGGCCATTATTTCGCTTTGTTTTATTGCGGTGACCTTTCATAAATTACGCATCATGAGCTTTGATCCACAATTTGCACAAACCTTAGGTCTTAATTTAAAAGCTTACGAATTGAGTTTTGCATTAGTGCTGGTATTAACCGTGGTAATCGGCTTGCAAATTGTCGGCGTGGTATTAATGGCGGCGGCCTTGTTAATCCCGATTACAATTGCGCGTTTTTGGTCGCAATCTTTAAAAATGCTCTTAATCATCGCGGCGATTATGAGTGTGATTAGTGCTGGCATCAGCACTCAGATTTCATTAATGGTTCCGCACATGCCCACTGGTCCTTGGATCGTGTTAATTCTCGGCCTATTATTTGGTTTATCTTGGTTAATAACCCCTTGGATTCGAGGTCAACGCCATGTATGA
- a CDS encoding metal ABC transporter permease — protein sequence MYEFWIFITASLIATSCALVGSLLILRRMSMLGDAISHSVLLGIVLVYLLFGQTNILWMLSGAVLVGLLTAWLSEWIHQKAAVPKDASLGLVFTWLFALAIVLIAVYADNVHLDHDHVLFGEMAFIPFNTLHAFDINWGPKAFWLSLSVLLINLVVIGMAFERFKLSSFHPLLASTLGISAAFWHYVLMSLVSITAVASFDAVGSILVVALLVIPASTAYLFATSLAKMLLYSVLLAQAAVLIGLGLAAWLDSAISASMGVAAGIILLISLLIKRIQQARYTSRLATQS from the coding sequence ATGTATGAATTTTGGATTTTCATTACAGCCAGTTTAATTGCCACGTCCTGCGCATTAGTCGGAAGCTTGTTGATTTTACGCCGCATGTCGATGCTGGGTGATGCCATTAGCCATTCGGTACTATTGGGTATTGTGTTGGTCTATCTCTTATTTGGCCAAACCAATATACTTTGGATGTTAAGCGGCGCGGTGTTGGTTGGCCTTTTAACCGCTTGGTTAAGCGAATGGATTCATCAAAAAGCAGCGGTACCAAAAGATGCGAGTTTGGGACTGGTTTTCACCTGGTTATTTGCTTTAGCCATCGTTTTAATCGCTGTGTACGCGGACAATGTCCATTTAGACCATGACCATGTACTTTTTGGCGAGATGGCCTTTATTCCTTTTAACACTCTGCACGCTTTTGACATCAACTGGGGCCCCAAAGCCTTTTGGTTATCGCTGAGCGTATTATTGATCAACCTAGTCGTCATCGGGATGGCGTTTGAACGCTTTAAACTCAGTAGCTTTCATCCATTATTGGCCAGCACATTAGGTATAAGTGCGGCTTTCTGGCATTACGTTTTAATGAGTTTAGTTTCCATTACAGCCGTCGCCTCTTTTGATGCCGTCGGTTCGATTTTAGTGGTGGCCCTACTCGTTATTCCAGCCAGCACGGCTTATTTGTTTGCCACCAGCTTAGCTAAAATGTTGCTTTATTCGGTACTTTTAGCACAAGCGGCCGTGCTGATAGGTCTGGGTTTAGCCGCTTGGCTTGATAGCGCCATATCCGCATCAATGGGTGTCGCGGCTGGGATAATACTACTGATTAGCTTGCTAATTAAGAGAATACAACAAGCTCGATACACGAGTCGTTTGGCGACTCAATCATGA
- a CDS encoding RNA polymerase sigma factor, whose translation MKVIKTIKRWVNPNQQSQQFNERLHSNYTNLYRLAYSWAQQKPLAQDLVQETMLKAIEKNYQLKQLNEMTPWLCKIMHNLYIDKLRYDHKWLFVEETEIDNQIASPSSEDSFIEEQTHFNIHQAIGQLSAGQREIITLVDLQGLSYQQTSEILDIPVGTVMSRLSRARNQLKVLLKPEQKDSSKKDNVVYLEAQK comes from the coding sequence ATGAAAGTCATAAAAACCATAAAACGTTGGGTCAATCCTAATCAGCAGTCCCAGCAGTTTAATGAGCGGCTACATAGTAACTATACAAACCTATATCGTTTGGCTTATTCCTGGGCACAACAAAAACCTTTAGCACAAGATTTAGTACAAGAAACCATGCTCAAGGCCATCGAAAAAAACTATCAACTCAAACAGCTTAATGAGATGACACCCTGGTTATGCAAAATCATGCACAACCTCTATATCGATAAATTGCGCTATGACCACAAATGGTTATTTGTTGAAGAAACCGAAATCGACAATCAAATTGCCAGCCCCTCTTCTGAAGATAGTTTTATTGAAGAACAAACCCACTTCAATATTCATCAAGCCATCGGCCAGTTAAGTGCTGGACAACGCGAAATCATTACCTTAGTGGATCTGCAAGGATTGAGCTATCAACAAACTTCTGAAATACTAGACATACCTGTTGGTACGGTTATGTCGCGCCTGTCACGTGCGCGAAACCAGCTAAAGGTTTTATTAAAGCCCGAACAGAAAGACAGCTCAAAAAAAGACAATGTGGTCTACTTGGAGGCCCAAAAATGA
- a CDS encoding DsrE family protein, which translates to MKTLQTIFSITLASLLALTSTQTLAVDSKYNEQKVVYHINYDDVKRQGGSLRNIQNHINSVGADRIDAKVVMHGNGLELLRHAKTNQGMQASIDNLKSQGVDFSVCANTLRGKNISLDELYDAKESDIVPAGVAEIAHLQQQGYVYIRP; encoded by the coding sequence ATGAAAACATTACAAACCATTTTCTCTATCACATTGGCTAGCTTATTGGCTTTAACATCAACCCAAACTTTAGCGGTTGACAGCAAATACAACGAACAAAAAGTGGTCTACCATATCAATTATGATGATGTAAAAAGACAAGGCGGTTCGCTTCGAAACATCCAAAACCATATTAATAGTGTCGGCGCAGATAGAATTGATGCCAAAGTCGTCATGCACGGTAATGGGCTAGAATTATTAAGACACGCAAAAACCAATCAAGGCATGCAAGCAAGTATCGATAACTTAAAATCTCAAGGGGTAGATTTCAGTGTCTGCGCAAATACCTTGAGAGGCAAAAATATCTCTTTAGATGAGCTTTATGATGCTAAAGAAAGCGATATCGTCCCCGCTGGTGTGGCTGAAATTGCACATTTACAACAGCAAGGTTATGTTTACATCAGACCATAA
- a CDS encoding DUF3240 family protein, with product MTKRIQLQIHARQARATELTDALLCYEPELVFSTSLIRDYHLDTQALSASEQVMGYQDTLFYMIVIEEAELEPLLAFLRKTLTKASLHYQVVPIIQQGII from the coding sequence ATGACTAAGCGGATTCAACTACAAATACATGCGCGTCAAGCACGTGCAACCGAGCTCACTGATGCCTTATTGTGTTATGAACCTGAGCTGGTGTTTAGCACTAGCTTGATACGAGATTACCATCTAGACACACAAGCGTTGAGTGCAAGTGAACAGGTTATGGGATATCAAGATACGCTCTTTTATATGATTGTCATTGAAGAGGCTGAGCTTGAACCTTTGTTGGCGTTTTTACGTAAAACTCTGACTAAGGCCAGTTTGCATTATCAGGTGGTGCCCATCATACAACAAGGCATCATATAA
- a CDS encoding efflux RND transporter permease subunit has product MLNRLIQLALTQRILMALLTVVLIAGGWMAFKTTPIDAFPDVSTTQVKIIIKAPGMTPEEVEARITSRIELEMLGIPNQKVLRSMSKYAITDITIDFKEGTDIYWARQQVSERLGNIWADLPAGIDGGLAPLTTPLGDMFMFTLSGDSQTNAEKRELLDWVIRPALRAVPGVADVNALGGEVRAYTIVPDWQAMKTHQVSLEHLLEVVERNNLNDGAGRVSQGEEVLLVRSQGRIQTLDDLGNLVVKGAELDEQGELSRSVMMSDIADLRFEGLTRYGGVTENGEGEVVQGLVMSLRGANARKVVEGVEAAIEQLQPALPDGLSLDVFYNRGDLVERAVNTVAKALFEAVVLVLILLVVFLGNLRAALTVALVLPLAALMTFILMKTYGLSANLMSLGGLAIAIGMLVDAAVVVVENIVIRQAHAQSRLPKLHVIYRAVQEVSVPVITGILIIMLVFVPLLTLEGLEGKLFKPVALTIVFALGSSLILSLTVIPLLASFLLGEVSHKEPWLVRKLTAVYRPTLNWALTHDKGVLAVALVALLGAGVVYTQVGKTFMPTMDEGDILLQLEKIPAIDLESSLYIDQQVQKAILQQVPEVKRIVARAGSDELGMDPMNLNDTDSFLVLKPRDEWRMETKAELEDAIRQVVEQFPGVNYNFTQPIQMRVDEMLTGARGDLAIKIFGDDPDALNRIAQQVVTKVEKIEGAQDVFTPVNDGAKYLQISYDPKMLAQLGLSVEQVSRVMSTQLEGEKIGVVYEGSRAMPLLVRADASIRSAPEVFLQQPVVLPNGQSMPLSQLAKVEWVVGPVSVQREQGQRFSIVVANVTGRDLVGFVEEAKVAVSDLDMPAGYYFSWGGQFENQQRAAKRLALVVPISLGFIFLLLFITFRSTGLAAMVLTNIPLALIGGIGALWLTGEYLSVPASVGFIALLGIAVLNGVVMVSYFNQLWAKGLSIHEVVIEGAMRRLRPVMMTASIAALGLVPLVFATGPGSEIQRPLAIVVIGGLFTSTLLTLLVLPILYHRFAPKLLPRGNHD; this is encoded by the coding sequence ATGTTGAATCGTTTGATCCAATTAGCGCTTACTCAGCGTATTCTCATGGCGCTGTTGACGGTGGTATTAATCGCCGGCGGCTGGATGGCATTTAAAACTACACCGATTGACGCATTTCCCGACGTTTCTACTACTCAGGTGAAAATCATTATCAAAGCACCGGGCATGACGCCGGAAGAGGTTGAGGCTCGTATTACCTCAAGAATCGAGTTGGAAATGCTGGGCATTCCCAATCAAAAAGTATTGCGCTCTATGTCTAAGTACGCAATAACCGATATCACCATTGATTTTAAAGAGGGCACGGATATTTACTGGGCCCGCCAACAGGTATCGGAGCGGTTAGGCAATATTTGGGCGGATTTGCCGGCCGGGATAGACGGCGGTTTAGCGCCTTTAACCACGCCATTGGGTGATATGTTTATGTTCACCTTGAGTGGTGACAGCCAAACGAACGCTGAGAAACGCGAGTTATTGGATTGGGTGATTCGTCCAGCCTTGCGCGCGGTACCTGGTGTGGCAGATGTGAATGCGTTGGGCGGTGAAGTGCGCGCTTATACTATTGTGCCTGATTGGCAAGCGATGAAAACGCATCAAGTGAGTTTGGAACACTTGCTCGAAGTCGTGGAACGCAACAATCTTAATGATGGTGCTGGCCGAGTGAGTCAAGGTGAAGAAGTCTTATTGGTTCGCTCGCAAGGGCGCATCCAAACGTTAGATGACTTAGGCAATTTAGTTGTTAAAGGGGCTGAGTTAGATGAACAGGGTGAGTTAAGTCGATCAGTAATGATGTCAGATATTGCTGATTTGCGCTTTGAAGGCTTAACACGTTACGGCGGCGTAACCGAAAACGGTGAAGGCGAAGTGGTGCAAGGCTTGGTGATGAGTTTACGTGGCGCGAATGCACGTAAAGTAGTCGAAGGGGTGGAAGCCGCAATTGAACAATTACAGCCCGCTTTACCGGATGGTCTGAGTTTGGATGTTTTCTACAATCGAGGAGATCTAGTTGAACGTGCGGTTAATACCGTGGCGAAAGCCTTGTTTGAGGCGGTGGTATTGGTATTGATCCTATTAGTTGTGTTTTTAGGAAACCTGCGTGCGGCCTTGACGGTTGCGTTAGTGTTGCCTTTAGCCGCTTTGATGACCTTTATACTCATGAAAACCTATGGCTTGTCGGCGAACCTCATGTCGTTAGGAGGCTTGGCTATTGCCATTGGTATGTTGGTCGATGCCGCCGTGGTGGTAGTTGAGAATATTGTTATTCGTCAAGCGCATGCTCAGTCACGTTTGCCTAAGTTGCACGTTATTTACCGAGCGGTGCAGGAAGTCAGTGTGCCGGTGATCACCGGGATTTTAATTATTATGCTGGTTTTCGTGCCTTTATTGACGCTTGAAGGTTTGGAAGGCAAGTTGTTTAAGCCAGTGGCCTTGACCATTGTGTTTGCATTGGGTAGTTCATTGATATTGTCTTTGACAGTTATCCCATTGCTCGCTTCTTTCTTGTTGGGCGAAGTGTCGCATAAAGAACCTTGGTTAGTGCGTAAACTCACCGCTGTGTATCGCCCCACTTTAAATTGGGCCTTAACTCATGACAAAGGCGTTTTAGCGGTGGCTTTAGTGGCATTACTTGGTGCTGGTGTAGTTTATACTCAAGTCGGTAAAACCTTTATGCCAACGATGGATGAAGGCGATATTTTGTTGCAATTGGAAAAGATTCCAGCGATTGATCTTGAAAGTTCTCTCTATATTGATCAACAGGTTCAAAAAGCCATTTTGCAACAGGTGCCGGAAGTTAAGCGTATTGTGGCACGTGCCGGTTCAGATGAGTTGGGTATGGATCCCATGAACTTGAATGACACAGACAGTTTCTTGGTACTTAAACCGCGTGATGAGTGGCGAATGGAGACCAAAGCGGAACTAGAAGATGCGATACGTCAGGTCGTGGAGCAGTTTCCTGGGGTGAACTATAACTTTACCCAACCGATACAGATGCGGGTAGATGAAATGTTGACCGGCGCACGTGGCGATTTAGCGATTAAAATATTCGGGGATGACCCAGATGCGTTAAATCGGATTGCCCAACAGGTGGTGACCAAGGTTGAAAAAATCGAAGGGGCGCAGGACGTGTTTACCCCAGTTAATGACGGGGCCAAATATCTACAAATAAGCTACGATCCAAAAATGCTAGCGCAACTGGGTCTGAGTGTTGAGCAGGTATCTCGTGTGATGAGCACGCAACTAGAAGGTGAGAAAATTGGCGTGGTATATGAAGGCTCAAGGGCTATGCCGCTTCTGGTACGAGCTGACGCAAGCATAAGGTCTGCGCCTGAAGTCTTTTTACAACAGCCAGTTGTGCTACCGAACGGACAATCCATGCCTTTAAGCCAATTGGCTAAAGTTGAGTGGGTCGTCGGCCCGGTTTCGGTACAGCGTGAACAAGGCCAACGTTTTTCGATTGTGGTGGCTAACGTTACGGGTCGAGATTTGGTTGGTTTCGTTGAAGAGGCGAAAGTCGCGGTTAGTGATTTAGATATGCCAGCCGGTTACTATTTTTCCTGGGGTGGTCAGTTTGAGAATCAACAGCGCGCGGCGAAACGTTTAGCTTTGGTCGTGCCAATATCGCTGGGCTTTATTTTCTTACTGCTGTTTATTACCTTCCGCTCGACGGGCTTGGCGGCGATGGTATTAACTAATATCCCATTAGCCTTAATTGGCGGCATAGGCGCACTTTGGCTAACGGGTGAGTATTTATCGGTTCCAGCTTCTGTCGGGTTTATCGCTTTGCTGGGTATCGCGGTGTTAAATGGCGTGGTGATGGTGTCTTATTTCAATCAACTTTGGGCAAAAGGTTTGAGTATTCACGAGGTGGTAATTGAGGGCGCGATGCGCCGTTTGAGACCCGTGATGATGACGGCCAGTATCGCTGCGTTAGGTTTGGTACCATTAGTGTTTGCGACTGGCCCAGGTTCTGAAATACAACGTCCGCTCGCGATTGTGGTCATCGGCGGCTTGTTCACTTCGACGCTTTTAACCTTGTTGGTGCTGCCGATTTTATATCACCGTTTTGCACCTAAATTGTTGCCAAGAGGAAACCATGACTAA
- a CDS encoding efflux RND transporter periplasmic adaptor subunit, whose product MKKSALFVSVFMTATLSWSSLVGAQTQDLALTESQQQAFGLQFSEVKSVSNYVSSTWNGLVSVPSGQSHIMSAGSGGLLHLQNLTEGARIEPGQVLAQIDSPRSLTLQREALAVLSDLDLAKQNLARDEELADSGVVAQKRLQASRAEVANLSRKLDEVWQNLALMGMSSQALQALKQTRKLQSPRLNLSASAPGLVVKILASSGERVTENQPILQWEQTSPLWLNLKVSLNQAQSLSVGQAVALQGLDAQGEIIIIDGRVEPLMQSVKVVVALPQKLKNLRPGQSLKAQFIYPSKDLMSVPAKALIHLDEQAWLFFKQNQQLQALTADLLYRDDQRATVRIEGADKWLGTQVVSKGTAALKAILEGGE is encoded by the coding sequence ATGAAAAAGTCCGCATTATTTGTTTCAGTTTTTATGACCGCCACCCTGAGTTGGTCAAGTTTAGTCGGTGCGCAAACACAAGATTTGGCTTTGACCGAATCACAACAGCAGGCGTTCGGACTCCAGTTTTCAGAGGTCAAATCTGTATCGAATTATGTATCGTCAACTTGGAACGGATTAGTATCAGTACCTAGTGGGCAGAGCCATATTATGAGCGCGGGTTCGGGCGGCTTGCTGCATCTGCAGAATTTAACCGAGGGTGCACGGATTGAGCCAGGTCAGGTTTTAGCTCAAATCGACAGTCCTCGGAGTTTGACCTTACAACGTGAAGCGTTGGCGGTCTTGTCAGATCTTGATTTGGCGAAACAAAACCTAGCGCGTGATGAAGAGTTAGCCGACAGCGGTGTGGTGGCACAAAAGCGTTTACAGGCTTCGCGCGCCGAAGTTGCGAACCTCAGTCGTAAATTGGATGAAGTTTGGCAAAACCTGGCATTAATGGGTATGAGTTCTCAAGCTTTACAAGCCTTGAAGCAGACTCGAAAGCTGCAAAGTCCAAGATTGAATTTGAGCGCATCGGCACCAGGCCTGGTGGTAAAGATTTTGGCAAGCTCTGGCGAACGTGTCACTGAAAATCAGCCAATTTTACAATGGGAGCAAACCTCGCCACTTTGGTTAAACTTAAAAGTCAGCTTAAACCAAGCGCAAAGCTTGTCAGTCGGTCAGGCTGTGGCGTTGCAGGGTTTGGATGCACAGGGTGAAATTATAATCATTGATGGTCGCGTTGAGCCATTAATGCAAAGTGTTAAGGTCGTGGTGGCTTTGCCGCAGAAGTTGAAGAATTTACGCCCAGGCCAAAGTTTAAAGGCGCAGTTTATTTATCCGAGTAAGGATTTGATGTCAGTGCCCGCGAAGGCTTTAATTCACTTAGATGAGCAGGCCTGGTTGTTTTTTAAGCAAAACCAGCAGTTGCAAGCTTTAACTGCAGACTTGCTATATCGTGATGATCAGCGTGCTACGGTTCGTATTGAAGGGGCCGACAAGTGGTTGGGCACACAAGTCGTCAGTAAAGGTACCGCCGCACTGAAAGCCATACTGGAAGGAGGCGAGTAG
- a CDS encoding TolC family protein, with product MPQLFVFITLMLLSSAQAASLGEWVERLAQNQPEALRMEAQQAWAQAQTQQAKRWFPQGGQWRVAHETDQMTGSQGIQNWEVGVGFSLWAWGQRQAQQDYAQFSQQNSELSQSLLKLDMAEVLREAAWNLRQSKAELEMAQREHQVWQQLTEGVSKAVRAGEKPQLDQKLAEQALLRSEANLAQTQAKFNQAQALLQSWGVDSEIEALTEPQAKEDWQNHPALIWQRNLAQQAQAKRRIAESEVSGQPSIELTAKQEQDDQTQANGALVLAFSMPFGEGNRVALADSLQNQTEQQVALATLKRQIHQAWLSADNNLKLARQQNGLAQKQVEMSRQTLVMARQSYQSGETNLTELLRVQQQTLFDERQAVLSSLDVQYQIARFNQALGVVPQ from the coding sequence ATGCCACAGCTATTTGTTTTTATCACGTTAATGTTATTAAGCTCGGCGCAGGCCGCCAGTTTAGGTGAATGGGTTGAGCGTTTAGCCCAAAATCAACCCGAAGCTTTACGAATGGAAGCTCAGCAAGCTTGGGCGCAAGCACAAACACAACAAGCAAAACGTTGGTTTCCTCAAGGCGGTCAATGGCGTGTTGCGCATGAAACGGATCAAATGACAGGTTCGCAGGGTATTCAGAATTGGGAAGTCGGGGTTGGTTTTTCATTATGGGCTTGGGGGCAGCGCCAAGCCCAACAGGATTATGCCCAGTTTAGTCAGCAGAATTCGGAATTGTCACAGAGTTTATTAAAGCTTGATATGGCAGAAGTTTTGCGTGAGGCCGCTTGGAACCTTCGTCAATCTAAGGCGGAGCTTGAGATGGCTCAGCGTGAGCATCAGGTTTGGCAACAATTGACTGAAGGTGTCAGCAAAGCGGTTAGAGCCGGTGAAAAGCCGCAGCTAGATCAGAAACTAGCTGAGCAGGCTTTGTTGCGATCAGAGGCTAATTTAGCCCAGACGCAAGCGAAATTTAATCAGGCGCAGGCTTTGTTGCAAAGCTGGGGTGTGGATAGTGAAATTGAGGCGTTAACTGAGCCGCAGGCTAAAGAGGATTGGCAAAATCATCCCGCCTTGATTTGGCAACGCAATCTTGCGCAACAAGCGCAGGCGAAACGTCGTATCGCCGAGAGCGAAGTGTCTGGCCAACCTTCGATCGAATTAACAGCTAAGCAAGAACAGGACGATCAAACGCAAGCGAATGGCGCTTTAGTGTTAGCGTTTAGCATGCCTTTTGGAGAGGGGAACCGTGTGGCATTAGCGGATAGTTTGCAAAACCAAACAGAACAACAAGTTGCGCTTGCGACTCTTAAACGTCAAATCCACCAGGCCTGGTTGAGTGCAGATAATAATTTAAAGCTTGCACGTCAACAAAATGGTTTAGCACAAAAACAAGTCGAAATGAGTCGACAGACCTTAGTGATGGCACGCCAGTCTTATCAGAGTGGGGAGACCAATTTAACCGAGTTGCTGCGAGTTCAGCAGCAAACCCTTTTTGATGAGCGTCAGGCGGTATTGTCAAGCCTAGATGTTCAGTATCAAATTGCCCGTTTCAATCAGGCTTTAGGAGTAGTTCCACAATGA